TTGATAAATCGAAAGGCCCAACTCAGGACACTAGAGCTTAAAGAGAGGAAGATCCTAAGGAGAATACTAGGACTCATAAGAGAGGAGGACGACATCCACAGAATCAGGCACAATAACGAGCTCTGCGAACATCAGGAAGACATAGTCACATGTATGAGGGAAAGACGACTGACCTTCCATGGGCACATGACCAGCCTGAGGCACTCCAGGCTCACCAATAGAATCCTCGCAGTGTTAAGTATGGGAAAGGCGTCAAACGCCAAGTGGATCACACGTGTTAAATCAGACTTAGAGGGACTGCAGATCCCGTTAAAGACAACCGAGAACCGAACTCAATACGGGCAGGCCATCCTGCAGGGAGTCTTCCGTCTGTCCCTGACAAGCAAGAAGTGTACAGGCACCACCAGACCTAAGACGACGGATGAGAGGAAGCAGGCTCACAGACAGAAGATGAAGGCATACTGGGCCAATAAAAATCAGAAGACCCTAGCTGAGAGTTAAAACGAGCCCCATGGTCACTAGTAGgccgaaacgaaacgaagaaagtaCTAGCTGCCAAACTCAACAATGGCCGGGTACTCATTTTGCTAATTTTCtatcagaaacgaaaacaaaaaaaaaattgtttatagaTTATTACCCAAAAAATGCCATTGCTATGTAAGCCCGTTCGTGAAAACTCTTTCGAaactatgaaacagtcgtacagagAAATATGCATACTGTTGAAATGTCTAAGTACAGCTGCTTCGCAAGTCCGCAACGCGCTTTCGTAAACGTCTCAATGGCAACTCTCTTCATAGCTCTTTAGGCGACTATTGTTTCCGTCCACAGCCGTTTGTACATTGCAGTTGAAGCTAAAGATGTCAAACGCGTTGCCAGGTGTCAAGCATTTCCATAAGTTGACTCGAATTTAGGAAGGTCTTAGTAGTGAAGAATAAATTATGCGGCATTtaacacgcatctcagtgtttatgatgctatatctcttgaactatgagtcgtacaatgccgtgtggctagtgcctcccctctggtagacagttcgccgggtgcaagtctttcgagttgacgccacttcggtgacttgcatgtcgatggagatcaaatgatgatggtaaggataacacaacacccagtccctgagcggagaaattctcctacccagccgggaatcgaacccgggccgttaggtgtgacattccgtcgcgctgatcactcagctaccaggggcggacagtcgtacaatgacatatttgtgtaagtatatgtggatgctgtctgcgaaGTATGTTGCGAATacattagtagcaaagaagtaataaattaagcgTCATGCATGACACGGCAATTCCTCACGCATTTCGTTGTTCATGACGATatgtggggattttctccgctcgggggctACATGTTTTGTTGTCGTCATTTTCGTATTGTGCATTACGGgtactattgagatggctgaatgggcatggcctgaaagccaataaactgaaaaaaatgtcatacaatgatataactttgtaCGTGCGTTCatcggcatatgtgaatactgcctgcttttcacacatctcattgtttcTGAAGTCATGTGTCCTTAACTATGATAGGTAGATGCTTCTTATCCCTTAACGATTGTTGCCTAACAGTAAGGTATGCGTGCACCAAGTCTGGTTTAAATCGATCCTGTCGCTTAGCAGTGGATATGACGCGCCAGTGCGCGCGCTTgcttccaccacacacacacacacacacacacacacacacacacacacctgtagggATACTTCTGAATTATTTCGTCCCAACCGAGTTACTTCATTTATTATGTTTCATAAGGCAGCTGCATCCTGCCACGCTGCCCTACGGGTATTATACATATTTTCTTCCGTCTTCGTAAGTACACGCTCTGAGATGGCACGAACAGtacaataaatttaattacattttagaACAGCAAACCATAAGCTATCAATACACTGTTTCTCTGTATTGATTTAGATTTAAGACGGAGTAAAGTAAGTCGTTGAGTGCTATTTTGAAAGAATACTGATTTCTGAATGCTATGCATAGCAAGCTAGGATATTAGAGTGATATACACGGTGATCACCACAACTGCTCGTACTGCCCTAGCACGGCTCCTGTCAAACCCAAATTTTCAGCTTATCCACAAACTACCCCTAGCCCACTATCCTCATCACTTCagacatttcgccgattcccgtaagagttcgagaatGGTGTGCTCCTgcacttaaggggctccagaacgccctatacttgcaatgttaaaataacgcttataaattgcatctttcctcacaaagtatttgaggtaggaagttgaactttttacagattatttattggaatatgggctacaacttaacacggggattttacaaaattttagttcagttattaaagatgatttttttcaattgtaatgaaaattcacaacagttttttgcaattttttatttatatattcaaaaatatacagttttttggaaaaaggctgtgttaaattatgcagaaggtactgtgtaacatttactgaaagttttaaacaaatatgtttggaagatccttagaaaacatgtaattagtatgagaaaataaaagttttgggaatcgagcgacaaagattggattaactttttagtgcattccaggtccataggatggattatcttcatcctctgcaaactcctcctccaacttcctcttgttcctcctcctgtttactcttgcttgtatttctagattctttacagccctgtctgcagcccgaaggcgttccttgtctaaagcaagcatcgctcgtaccatgttagaacctatcttcattcccatatttctaaataccttgcaccttacaatgttgccatcattgaaagtcgcaacagcatcatacacaccaaagtgaagtgtttctattccaacaaatacagtcttggggattctcgaccatataacgctatttacactttcattggggttttgagtttttccgtgaatacactttttcaacagttcaggtgctgctaagtctctgaaaataggttttatcacctccattattgcatgaggcagactatgcttatgagtgtacacttcaccagttagcaatcctttgttatatttacaccaactgtcttcttctttgggacacaagctatgttggggattttcatagtctttggctcaaatggttcaaatggctctgagcactatgggactcaacttctgagatcattagtcccctagaacttagaactagttaaacctaactaacctaaggacatcacaaacatccatgcccgaggcaggattcgaacctgcgaccgtagcggtcctgcggttccagactgcagcgcctttaaccgcacggccacttcggccgtcatcgtctttattgtttacagtaataacacatacctttggctttccaacatttctccttttcttaaaagccttcagaggatttctaataactttacttttactcattattatacttcaacaaaacagagactcaagaaacagaattaattacgaatattttcgagatatcgacagagtaaataaacatgaaacaatcgacaatcacaccagcgatatatattgaaccatcgcaggttagccacaacacatactttatctcacatcactaaaatgtacctgatgaacacggacgttaataacaacaccatttgacagcagtttaacagcgccacagtgggtcacgcccatttcaaaaaaaaatttaaaa
This Schistocerca nitens isolate TAMUIC-IGC-003100 chromosome 1, iqSchNite1.1, whole genome shotgun sequence DNA region includes the following protein-coding sequences:
- the LOC126228180 gene encoding uncharacterized protein LOC126228180, whose amino-acid sequence is MDFHIVTRSRNGAWVQVLADDLTLLSNSMEEFTSQIQGLYSIAAKTGLRVNIQKAEFIANIKQASSTIPLGNDTMCRVPAAKYLGEWISASESETLTTDARCTKLERAYHSYKNICTSNYLSTDIKLNHYKLVVKPSALYASGCLLINRKAQLRTLELKERKILRRILGLIREEDDIHRIRHNNELCEHQEDIVTCMRERRLTFHGHMTSLRHSRLTNRILAVLSMGKASNAKWITRVKSDLEGLQIPLKTTENRTQYGQAILQGVFRLSLTSKKCTGTTRPKTTDERKQAHRQKMKAYWANKNQKTLAES